The following coding sequences are from one Musa acuminata AAA Group cultivar baxijiao chromosome BXJ1-6, Cavendish_Baxijiao_AAA, whole genome shotgun sequence window:
- the LOC103987728 gene encoding uncharacterized protein LOC103987728, translated as MMKMDGGNGVPGGMLPTSMGSGGLLGLDMSLHPHQQMQQQQQPLLHHQLQQTHHMLPFQAPTASDGDRQAEQHPVRHAQYVPPFGHVRDKQQPAMSSEEEPRYGDEVDDQVRRGGMSHPSPSASPWQRMKWTDGMVRLLIQVVYRVGDDGGGAEGEQQQPQGSVAKGKKSSSAAAAAAAASASASALLQKKGKWKSVSRAMMDKGFFVSPQQCEDKFNDLNKRYKRVNDLLGKGTACRVVENQALLETMDLSPKAKEEARKLLNSKHLFFREMCAYHNAGAYSACAAPPPPQMPPPHSSDQQQHCFHHPPGRADTALSTRKVAGGSRAAIVADEEGMAEDMDDDDDVDSEDDDDYDDEDDDDDDDMEGHNHKRFGHHHQHKHDEVGEDEDTKKHRKTASQTSASPPLSLTLSSPSSSVQQLRSEMVAMSGGGEQPQRQWLKRKAAELEEQRVAYQCRAFQLERQRFKWLRFSTNKEREMERMKLENERLRLENDRMALLLRQRELELIQGGSGGGGGGVSSSAEQQLMLQNTNANPNSATTV; from the coding sequence ATGATGAAGATGGATGGAGGGAATGGCGTGCCCGGGGGAATGCTGCCCACCAGCATGGGCTCTGGAGGATTGCTAGGCCTGGACATGTCTCTCCACCCTCACCAACAgatgcagcagcaacagcagccgcTGCTTCATCACCAGCTCCAGCAGACGCACCACATGCTGCCGTTCCAGGCTCCGACAGCCAGTGACGGCGACCGCCAGGCCGAGCAGCACCCCGTGAGGCACGCCCAGTACGTGCCCCCGTTTGGCCACGTCAGGGATAAACAGCAGCCGGCCATGAGTTCCGAGGAGGAGCCCAGATACGGGGACGAGGTCGATGACCAGGTGCGGCGGGGAGGGATGTCGCACCCGTCGCCGTCGGCCTCTCCGTGGCAGCGGATGAAGTGGACCGACGGTATGGTCCGGCTCCTCATCCAGGTGGTCTACCGCGTGGGGGACGACGGCGGTGGGGCGGAGGGGGAGCAGCAGCAACCCCAGGGCTCGGTTGCAAAGGGCAAGAAGTCGTcgtccgcggcggcggcggcggcggcggcatcgGCATCGGCGTCGGCGCTGCTGCAGAAGAAGGGGAAGTGGAAGTCGGTGTCGCGGGCAATGATGGACAAGGGGTTCTTCGTGTCGCCGCAGCAGTGCGAGGACAAGTTCAACGACCTGAACAAGCGATACAAGCGGGTGAACGACCTCCTTGGCAAGGGAACGGCCTGCCGGGTGGTGGAGAACCAGGCTCTCCTCGAGACCATGGACCTCTCCCCCAAGGCTAAGGAGGAAGCCCGCAAGCTCCTCAACTCCAAGCACCTCTTCTTCCGCGAGATGTGCGCCTACCACAACGCTGGAGCTTACTCCGCCTGCGCCGCCCCTCCCCCTCCGCAGATGCCGCCGCCCCATTCCTCAGATCAGCAGCAGCACTGCTTCCACCACCCGCCTGGCCGAGCTGACACGGCACTGTCCACGAGGAAGGTCGCAGGAGGTAGCAGGGCCGCCATCGTCGCCGACGAGGAGGGAATGGCGGAAGATATGGACGATGACGATGATGTGGACAGCGAGGACGATGACGACTACGATgacgaggatgatgatgatgacgacgacatGGAAGGACACAACCATAAGCGCTTCGGGCACCACCACCAACACAAGCACGACGAGGTGGGGGAGGACGAGGACACCAAGAAGCACAGGAAGACGGCGTCTCAGACGTCAGCCTCCCCTCCGCTCTCACTGACGCTGTCGTCGCCATCCAGCTCCGTGCAGCAGTTGCGGTCCGAGATGGTGGCCATGTCCGGCGGGGGTGAGCAGCCGCAACGGCAGTGGCTGAAGAGGAAGGCAGCGGAGCTGGAGGAGCAGCGGGTGGCGTACCAATGCCGGGCCTTCCAACTGGAGCGCCAGCGCTTCAAATGGCTCCGCTTCAGCACTAACAAGGAACGCGAGATGGAGCGCATGAAGCTGGAGAACGAACGCCTCCGCCTTGAGAACGACCGCATGGCGCTGCTGCTCCGACAAAGAGAGCTCGAGCTCATACAGggaggcagcggcggcggtggcggtggcgtctCCTCCTCCGCCGAGCAGCAGCTAATGCTTCAGAACACCAATGCCAATCCTAACTCTGCTACTACGGTCTAA
- the LOC103987730 gene encoding DNA mismatch repair protein MSH2 translates to MTASDSPAANKLPELKLDARQAQGFISFFKALPADPRAVRFFDRRDYYTVHGENATFIARTYYHTTTALRQLGSGSEGISSVSVNKNMFEAIARDLLLERTDHTLELYEGSGSNWNLTKTGTPGNVGSFEDILFANNDMQDSPVTVALFPVFRENQCTVGLGFVDMTKRKLGTVEFLDDSQFTNTESVLIALGCKECLLPVECGRSTELKPLYNSLSRCNVLLTERKKSEFKSRDLVQDLGRIIRGSVEPVRDLLSGFDYALGALGALISYVELLADDSNYGNFTIEKYNLDNYMRLDYAAVRALNVLESKTDLNKNFSLFGLMNRTCTAGMGKRLLNRWLKQPLLDVHEIIHRLDLVQAFVEDAELRQGLRQHLKRISDIERLTHALKKKTANLPPVIKLYQSSIRLPYIRDVLEHYEGQFSSLIRKRYSEPLNFWMDEERLNKFIALVEVSVDLDQLENGEYMISPGYDPNLAALKNELTAIEQQITDLHKQAANDLDLSLDKALKLEKGTQFGHAFRITKKEEQKVRKKLTNHYIVLETRKDGIKFTNSKLKKLGDQYQKLLSDYTSCQKGIVARVVDTSATFSEVFEAVAAILAEIDVLLSFADLATSCPIPYVRPDITPSDQGDIILEGSRHPCVEAQDGVNFIPNDCKLVRGKSWFQIITGPNMGGKSTFIRQVGVNVLMAQVGCFVPCERATISIRDCIFARVGAGDCQLRGVSTFMQEMLETASILKGASEKSLIIIDELGRGTSTYDGFGLAWAICEHLVEVTRAPTLFATHFHELTSLAHANAHDCPNLSSVGVANYHVGAHIDPSSRKLTMMYKVEPGACDQSFGIHVAELANFPEDVVNLARRKAEELEDFSQPSNISDGSEKEVGCKRKRVCNPDDMSSGAARAHRFLEEFSALPLDKMDLKQAMEHVCKLRNELEKDAANSPWLRQFF, encoded by the exons ATGACGGCTAGCGATTCGCCGGCAGCCAACAAATTGCCCGAGCTCAAATTAG ATGCCAGGCAGGCGCAGGGTTTCATATCTTTCTTCAAAGCCCTTCCCGCT GATCCCAGGGCCGTGCGCTTCTTTGATCGCCGG GATTATTATACTGTTCATGGTGAAAATGCTACATTTATTGCAAGGACATATTACCACACAACTACTGCTTTGAGACAATTAGGTAGTGGTTCAGAGGGAATTTCTAGTGTTAGTGTAAATAAAAACATGTTTGAGGCTATTGCTCGTGATCTTTTGCTGGAGAGGACAGATCACACATTAGAGCTATATGAAGGAAGTGGATCAAACTGGAATTTGACGAAAACAGGAACACCTGGAAATGTTGGTAgttttgaagatattttgtttgcCAACAATGACATGCAGGATTCCCCAGTTACAGTTGCATTGTTTCCTGTCTTCCGTGAAAATCAGTGCACTGTGGGACTAGGTTTTGTGGATATGACCAAAAGGAAACTCGGTACAGTTGAGTTCCTTGATGATAGCCAATTTACAAATACTGAATCAGTTTTGATTGCTCTTGGTTGTAAGGAATGCCTTTTACCCGTGGAATGTGGAAGATCAACAGAACTTAAACCTCTTTATAATTCACTGTCCAGATGTAATGTTCTTCTTACAGAGAGAAAGAAATCTGAGTTCAAGTCAAGAGATTTGGTGCAGGATCTTGGTAGGATCATCAGAGGGTCAGTTGAACCTGTTCGAGATTTGCTTTCTGGATTTGATTATGCACTGGGTGCCCTAGGGGCATTGATATCCTATGTGGAATTGCTTGCAGATGATAGCAACTATGGAAACTTTACCATTGAAAAGTACAATTTAGATAATTACATGAGATTAGATTATGCTGCCGTGAGAGCACTAAATGTCCTTGAGAGCAAAACAGATTTAAATAAAAACTTTAGTTTGTTTGGTCTGATGAATAGAACATGTACTGCTGGCATGGGCAAACGGTTGCTTAATAGGTGGCTCAAGCAACCATTGCTTGATGTACATGAGATCATTCATAGGTTAGATTTGGTTCAGGCATTTGTGGAGGATGCAGAGCTTCGCCAAGGGTTAAGGCAACATCTGAAGAGAATTTCAGATATTGAACGATTGACACATGCTCTGAAGAAAAAAACAGCTAATTTGCCACCAGTCATAAAAttgtatcag TCAAGCATCAGACTGCCATACATCCGAGATGTGCTGGAGCATTATGAAGGACAATTTTCATCACTGATAAGGAAAAGGTATTCAGAGCCCTTAAATTTTTGGATGGATGAGGAAAGGCTAAATAAGTTCATTGCTCTTGTTGAAGTCTCTGTTGATCTTGATCAACTTGAGAATGGCGAATACATGATATCACCTGGTTATGATCCAAACTTAGCTGCACTGAAGAATGAGCTCACTGCCATAGAACAACAAATAACTGACTTGCATAAACAAGCAGCAAATGATCTTGATCTTTCTCTTGATAAGGCATTGAAGTTGGAGAAAGGAACACAGTTTGGACATGCTTTTAGGATCACAAAGAAAGAGGAACAAAAGGTAAGAAAAAAGCTTACTAACCATTATATTGTCCTAGAAACACGGAAGGATGGTATAAAATTTACAAATTCCAAGTTAAAGAAGTTGGGAGATCAGTACCAAAAATTACTGAGTGATTACACGAGTTGCCAGAAAGGGATTGTTGCTCGAGTAGTTGATACTTCAGCTACTTTTTCTGAG GTATTTGAAGCTGTTGCAGCAATTCTAGCTGAGATAGATGTTCTGCTGAGCTTTGCTGATTTGGCAACCAGTTGTCCTATTCCATATGTTAGACCGGATATTACTCCCTCG GATCAAGGGGATATTATACTAGAAGGAAGCAGACATCCTTGTGTGGAGGCTCAGGATGGTGTGAATTTCATTCCTAATGATTGTAAACTC GTCCGTGGAAAGAGCTGGTTTCAGATCATAACAGGACCTAATATGGGtggtaaatcaacatttatacggCAG GTTGGTGTCAATGTATTGATGGCACAAGTTGGTTGCTTTGTTCCATGTGAGAGGGCAACCATAAGCATACGTGATTGTATCTTTGCTCGTGTTGGGGCTGGTGATTGCCAG CTTCGTGGCGTTTCCACCTTCATGCAAGAAATGCTGGAGACTGCTTCAATCTTAAAGGGCGCATCTGAGAAGTCACTAATAATTATTGATGAGTTAGGCCGTGGAACATCAACTTACGATGGATTTG GCTTGGCTTGGGCTATTTGTGAGCATCTTGTGGAGGTTACTAGGGCGCCAACTCTGTTTGCAACTCACTTCCATGAACTCACATCACTAGCTCATGCAAATGCTCATGATTGTCCAAATCTGTCCTCCGTTGGAGTAGCAAATTATCATGTTGGAGCGCACATAGATCCATCAAGTCGGAAGTTGACTATGATGTACAAG GTTGAACCTGGTGCTTGTGATCAAAGTTTTGGTATTCATGTGGCAGAACTTGCAAATTTTCCTGAAGACGTTGTAAATCTTGCTAGAAGGAAAGCTGAGGAACTGGAAGATTTTTCTCAGCCATCTAACATTAGTGATGGTTCAGAGAAAGAG GTCGGGTGTAAACGTAAGCGAGTATGTAATCCTGATGACATGTCTAGTGGTGCAGCTCGAGCTCATCGCTTTCTGGAGGAGTTCTCTGCCTTGCCTTTAGATAAGATGGACTTGAAACAGGCCATGGAACATGTTTGTAAACTGAGGAATGAACTGGAGAAAGATGCAGCCAACTCTCCATGGCTTCGGCAGTTCTTCTGA